The Acanthochromis polyacanthus isolate Apoly-LR-REF ecotype Palm Island chromosome 17, KAUST_Apoly_ChrSc, whole genome shotgun sequence genome has a window encoding:
- the LOC110948796 gene encoding pecanex-like protein 1 isoform X3 yields the protein MGSQALQILRQGVWASLTGGWYVDPHQSTFSNCFHLYLWIFLLAFPFLLYMALPPSLVVAGVYSAVVAVFFTAIKVVNYRLHAMFDLGEIVEKKQASLTAEAPRTEEGDEGSGAHDGNQHRDSHVGVEMTVFRKVNSTPPVRCSSQHSLFGLNQVSEFLPQLEDSGGTKDIKELMREQGSNNVIVTSAHREILRQSSQDAIRAPSVVQSCIAAALGGEFPGLMGVSGVSAGFGEPGNCLSIPPSPSSQEDGGEKEQLQEVEELPEQLSQQSPEDNGLGAYSPLGPSAESESLGDTPLSPLIKSSLSEELSENLLGLGLDPVAFAPGTEHPGSRSGVALAAGSTDSCFSAGGATTDRETLSTVSSYRSEKTDSTQLESPSFSQPRPSDGQASASAPAIGSTIHKPTEDLEGQGGSDTDNLSDSVLLRSPSKEFSLSQGLDRTLVEGEDLPPVPSDIAQPLPLQNSSPSSSGRSEVCDLDRNVPVPPLPPPRQANSVPSGLALGLVCSEPALPISSTPFLLSDQPALQAQQVVRPKDLKLLRASGSSMGHRPGRRKAPRRRAGAGSSSFDCGSYRRHHNHRQHRDYIPVRNRLGAKAYSESLFEDSSDEDDGSDMSAGSSLGSQRRYSSDDDDDDDDDDSSSSTSCYSPDLANTGITSPLPTAAQLPTPREGELPETAGPSHSRAAQRSSSTASAKTHARVLSMDGAGGGQSNAAALPSTLLTMPSTSTPAPRTLTISKSDLEARTMHTDGFPGTHHHRLDSLGGSWTGNQMGWRAGELVEEGAVGGAMAPEDAGKHESVSNVKRTQAIRRRHNAGSNPTPPPSTMGSPPSLQDLQRARTSSHSRTRTLPSALQFASSLLLPRSGIHEASTFDDTSEGAVHYFYDESGVKRSYTFGPAGGGYEDPVQERERQSQSSSFTSTEVQEGAPVLSMLQPRPVVLQGMQFDLDHESLQESQENTLMIEEKAKPKQYYRFWVLPGRWLRVRYDRLALLALLDRNRRVGENVFAVVLASLVAFLGFLLLLQGFFRDIWVFQFCLVIASCQYSLLKSVQPDAASPMHGHNWIIVYSRPVYFCLCCVMIWIFDLSGRSGSLQPFSLYGVTFFSAHFLLCVRDMLIVFALCFPVIFLFGLLPQVNTFVMCLLEQIDMHIFGGTATTSPLSSLFSLIRSVLVAALLYGFCLGAINAPWGDAHVPVLFSVFCGLLLALSYHLSRQSSDPTILWSLVRSKLFPELENRTPEEPPVEIKDPLPEKLRNSVKEILHSDLVMCPLMAVITFAISASTVFIALQPALSFVLYILAGVVGFITHYLLPQLRKQLPWFCLAHPVLRSKEYSQFEVRDAAQLMWFEKLYAWLQCVEKYFIYPAVVLNSLTTEARTVGQNHKELDIYSRALFISVAGMKLLRSSFCTPSQQYVTLCFTTLFFHFDYPHFSETFLIDYYFMSILFSKMWDLLYKLRFVLTYIAPWQITWGSAFHAFAQPFAVPHSAVLFVQAIFSAIFSTPLNPVLGSAVFVTSYTRPVKFWERDYNTKRVDHSNTRLATQLDRNPGADDNNLNSIFYEHLTRSLQHSLCGDLLLGRWGNYSTGDCFILASDYLNALVHIIEIGNGLVTFQLRGLEFRGTYCQQREVEAITEGVEEDEGCCCCEPGHLPHMLSFNAAFGQRWLAWEVAATKYVLEGYSISDNNAASMLQVFDLRKILITYYVKSIIYYVSRSSKLEEWLTNETVQEALRPCLGPNYVDSDPTFNLNIDEDYDHRASGITPSSFCMVYLDWIQYCNSRRQTPVTCERDSPLVNLCFGLCILGRRALGTASHSMSASLEPFLYGLHALFKGDFRITSPRDEWVFADMDLLNRVVAPGVRMSLKLHQDHFTSPDEYEDPMVLYDAITANEEKMLISHEGDPVWRSAILANMPSLLALRHIMDDGSDEYKIIMLNKRFLSFRVIKVNRECVRGLWAGQQQELVFLRNRNPERGSIQNAKQALRNMINSSCDQPIGYPIYVSPLTTSYAGGHGQLRSVWGGPVSPHNIYTWLISSWDRLQKGCGAGCNSGGNIEDSDCGGGSTSISTNPAVHTTQSTPASSLPQPHITTVQPSMGTDNPVGPTQSWPHHPQPLPLALLSQSESRMEAGLLTSLQRTSSIQGLLGQQLSSSQLSFSSSMAPPPLPGPERFCPASLLENSGHRGGQRAGLGQGSALHYESHFGKWSFSGRKGFNGPAAVEGEGGTVQTIRTQPAPPAPLPEASPTQDPLGATQTLDPTLLSSGDPPTPREESTELPLLDHLR from the exons ATGGGTTCTCAAGCTCTTCAGATATTGCGGCAGGGTGTGTGGGCTTCGCTCACAGGAGGCTGGTATGTGGACCCCCATCAGAGCACATTCTCCAACTGCTTCCACCTCTACCTTTGGATATTTCTCCTGGCCTTCCCCTTTCTACTGTACATG GCTCTTCCTCCGAGCTTGGTGGTGGCAGGCGTGTACTCTGCTGTGGTGGCCGTCTTTTTCACCGCCATTAAGGTGGTGAACTACCGGCTCCATGCTATGTTCGACCTTGGGGAGATTGTTGAGAAGAAGCAGGCCTCACTCACAGCCGAAGCCCCGAGGACAGAAGAAGGAGATGAAGGTTCAGGTGCTCATGATGGGAATCAGCACAG GGATAGTCATGTTGGTGTGGAGATGACTGTGTTTCGGAAGGTCAACTCAACACCCCCGGTGCGTTGTAGCTCCCAGCACTCTCTCTTTGGACTGAACCAGGTGTCG GAGTTCTTGCCCCAGCTGGAGGATTCAGGGGGCACTAAGG ATATCAAAGAGTTAATGCGAGAACAGGGAAGCAATAATGTGATTGTTACGTCAGCTCACCGTGAGATCCTCCGTCAGAGTTCCCAGGATGCCATTA GGGCTCCCAGCGTGGTCCAGTCCTGCATCGCTGCAGCTCTGGGTGGTGAATTCCCTGGTCTCATGGGAGTATCTGGAGTGTCAGCTGGATTTGGAGAACCTGGAAACTGCTTGTCTATCCCACCTTCACCCTCGAGTCAGGAAGATGGAGGCGAAAAAGAGCAGTTGCAGGAAGTGGAGGAGTTACCAGAACAATTGTCTCAACAGAGTCCGGAGGACAATGGGCTGGGGGCTTATTCTCCCCTTGGCCCCTCTGCGGAATCTGAGAGCTTAGGGGATACTCCCCTTAGCCCACTTATAAAGAGCAGTTTAAGTGAGGAGCTGAGTGAGAATCTGTTGGGTTTAGGCCTTGACCCTGTGGCTTTTGCTCCTGGGACTGAGCACCCGGGCAGCCGCAGTGGGGTAGCACTAGCTGCTGGATCCACGGACAGTTGTTTCAGTGCAGGTGGAGCTACCACAGATCGTGAGACACTAAGTACTGTTAGCAGTTACCGCAGTGAAAAAACTGATTCAACTCAGTTGGAAAGTCCTTCGTTCAGCCAGCCACGGCCTTCAGATGGACAGGCGTCTGCCTCAGCACCAGCGATAGGTTCTACCATCCACAAGCCCACAGAGGATCTAGAAGGACAGGGTGGCAGTGATACTGACAATCTGTCAGACAGTGTGCTACTGCGCTCCCCTTCCAAAGAGTTCTCCCTGAGCCAGGGGCTAGACCGGACACTTGTTGAAGGAGAGGATTTACCCCCTGTACCCTCTGATATTGCACAGCCCCTTCCTCTTCAGAACTCTTCCCCTTCAAGTAGTGGCCGCTCAGAGGTTTGTGATTTAGACAGAAATGTCCCAGTTCCTCCTCTACCCCCACCTCGGCAAGCCAATTCAGTGCCCTCAGGGCTGGCCCTGGGTCTAGTGTGTTCTGAGCCTGCATTGCCCATATCTTCTACCCCATTCTTACTGTCTGACCAGCCTGCTCTGCAAGCCCAGCAGGTTGTGCGCCCTAAAGACTTAAAGCTGCTGCGGGCCAGCGGCAGTAGCATGGGGCACAGGCCAGGCCGTAGGAAAGCTCCAAGAAGGCGAGCTGGAGCAGGCAGCAGTAGTTTTGACTGTGGCTCTTACAGGCGTCACCACAATCACAGACAACACAGAGATTACATCCCAGTGCGCAACAGACTGGGTGCCAAGGCTTACAGTGAAAGTTTGTTTGAGGATTCCAGCGACGAGGACGATGGCAGTGACATGAGTGCTGGTTCTAGTCTGGGCTCTCAGCGCCGATACAGCTCAGATGACGATGATGACGACGACGATGACGACTCAAGTTCCTCTACCTCCTGCTACTCCCCAGACCTTGCAAACACTGGCATTACATCCCCTCTCCCCACTGCTGCTCAACTGCCCACTCCAAGGGAAGGGGAATTACCTGAAACTGCTGGCCCCTCACATTCTCGCGCTGCTCAGCGCTCCTCCAGCACAGCTAGTGCTAAGACTCATGCAAGAGTGCTAAGTATGGATGGGGCAGGTGGAGGCCAGAGCAACGCAGCAGCTCTGCCCTCTACTCTGCTTACAATGCCCTCAACCTCCACCCCTGCACCTCGCACTCTGACCATCTCTAAGTCTGATCTGGAAGCCCGCACTATGCATACTGATGGCTTCCCTGGAACTCATCATCATCGGCTGGATTCTCTCGGAGGCTCCTGGACTGGCAACCAGATGGGTTGGAGGGCAGGAGAGCTAGTTGAAGAGGGAGCCGTGGGAGGAG CCATGGCTCCAGAGGATGCAGGCAAACATGAATCAGTCAGCAATGTAAAGAGGACCCAGGCCATACGTAGGAGACACAATGCTGGGAGCAACCCTACACCTCCTCCGTCAACCATGGGCTCCCCTCCGAG CCTCCAGGACCTCCAACGCGCTCGGACCTCTTCTCATTCACGCACCCGCACACTTCCCTCAGCCTTACAGTTCGCCTCTTCCCTCCTGCTGCCCCGTAGCGGCATCCATGAGGCCTCCACCTTTGACGACACATCAGAGGGAGCGGTGCACTATTTTTATGACGAGAGCG GAGTGAAGAGGTCCTACACATTTGGACCGGCTGGAGGCGGTTATGAGGACCCAGTTCA GGAAAGGGAGAGACAGTCCCAGTCCTCGAGCTTCACCTCCACTGAGGTCCAGGAAGGAGCACCAGTCCTGTCCATGCTCCAGCCCAGACCAGTGGTTTTACAGGGCATGCAG TTTGATCTGGATCATGAGTCTCTACAGGAGTCCCAGGAAAACACTTTGATGATTGAGGAGAAGGCCAAACCCAAACAGTACTATCGCTTTTGGGTGCTGCCTGGGAGGTGGCTGAGAGTTCGATATGATCGACTGGCGCTTCTGGCCTTGTTGGACAG GAACCGCCGTGTGGGAGAGAACGTGTTCGCTGTGGTGCTGGCCAGTCTGGTGGCCTTCCTGGGGTTCCTACTGTTGCTCCAGGGATTTTTCAGGGACATCTGGGTCTTCCAGTTCTGTCTGGTCATTGCCAGCTGCCAGTACTCCTTACTGAAG agTGTCCAGCCAGATGCAGCCTCTCCCATGCAT GGCCATAACTGGATCATTGTGTACAGTCGACCAGTCTACTTCTGCTTGTGCTGTGTGATGATCTGGATCTTTGACCTGTCTGGTCGCTCTGGAAGCCTGCAGCCGTTCTCCCTCTATGGCGTCACCTTTTTCTCTGCACACTTCCTGCTGTGTGTCAGAGATATGCTCATTG TGTTTGCCTTGTGTTTCCCGGTCATTTTCCTCTTTGGGTTGCTACCTCAGGTCAATACTTTTGTGATGTGTCTGCTGGAGCAGATTGACATGCACATCTTTGGTGGAACCG CCACTACCAGCCCCCTCTCATCTCTGTTCAGTCTCATACGCAGCGTGTTGGTGGCTGCTCTGCTGTATGGATTTTGCCTCGGTGCTATAAAC GCACCGTGGGGGGACGCCCATGTGCCAGTactgttctctgtgttttgtgGCCTCCTCCTGGCCTTATCCTACCACCTCAGCCGCCAAAGCAGCGACCCTACCATCCTGTG GTCACTGGTACGGTCTAAATTATTCCCAGAACTGGAGAACCGAACACCAGAGGAACCCCCTGTCGAGATCAAGGACCCTCTTCCTGAGAAGCTGCGTAACTCTGTG AAGGAGATTCTTCATTCAGACCTCGTCATGTGTCCCCTCATGGCTGTGATTACCTTCGCCATCAGTGCCAGCACCGTTTTCATCGCTCTTCAA CCTGCTCTCAGCTTTGTTTTGTACATCCTGGCTGGAGTTGTAGGCTTCATTACACACTATCTCCTGCCTCAGCTCCGAAAACAGCTGCCGTGGTTCTGCCTGGCTCACCCAGTGCTCCGCTCCAAAGAGTACAGTCAGTTTGAGGTCCGAG ATGCTGCTCAGCTGATGTGGTTTGAGAAGCTGTATGCGTGGCTTCAGTGCGTGGAGAAATATTTCATCTACCCGGCCGTGGTGCTCAACTCCCTAACGACTGAAGCTCGAACGGTGGGCCAGAACCATAAAGAGCTGGACATCTA CAGCCGAGCTCTCTTCATCTCCGTAGCAGGCATGAAGTTGCTGCGTTCGTCCTTCTGTACGCCGTCACAGCAGTACGTCACGCTGTGCTTCACCACGCTCTTCTTTCACTTTGACTATCCACACTTTTCGGAGACCTTCTTAATCGACTACTACTTCATGTCCATCCTCTTCAGCAAG ATGTGGGACCTGCTGTACAAGCTGCGCTTTGTGTTGACTTACATTGCCCCCTGGCAGATTACCTGGGGCTCAGCCTTTCACGCTTTTGCTCAGCCCTTTGCTGTGCCCC actctgctgtgctTTTTGTCCAGGCCATCTTTTCTGCCATCTTTTCTACGCCTCTCAATCCTGTCCTAGGCAGCGCTGTGTTCGTCACCTCATACACCAGACCTGTAAAATTCTGGGAGCGCGACTACAA CACCAAGCGGGTCGATCATTCAAACACCAGACTTGCCACTCAATTGGACCGCAACCCAG GTGCCGATGACAACAATTTGAATTCGATTTTCTACGAGCACCTGACACGCTCTCTGCAGCACAGCCTCTGTGGAGACCTGCTGCTCGGCCGCTGGGGGAACTACAGCACAGGAGACTGCTTCATCCTCGCGTCAGACTACCTCAACGCTCTGGTGCACATCATTGAGATCGGCAACGGCCTGGTCACCTTCCAGCTGAGGGGTTTAGAGTTCAGAG GCACCTACTGTCAGCAGAGGGAGGTAGAGGCAATCACAGAAGGGGTGGAAGAGGAcgagggctgctgctgctgtgagccAGGTCATCTGCCCCACATGTTGTCATTTAACGCCGCCTTTGGACAGCGCTGGCTGGCGTGGGAGGTTGCTGCCACCAAGTATGTGCTAGAAGGCTACAGCATCAGCGACAACAATGCAGCCTCCATGTTGCAAGTGTTTGACCTTCGTAAGATCCTCATCACATACTATGTCAAG AGCATCATCTACTATGTGAGTCGATCTTCTAAGCTGGAAGAGTGGCTGACTAATGAGACAGTCCAAGAGGCTCTCCGGCCGTGTCTCGGCCCTAACTACGTAGACAGTGACCCCACCTTCAACTTGAACATCGATGAGGACTATGATCACAGGGCCTCCGGCATTACCCCCTCCTCATTCTGCATGGTTTACCTGGACTGGATTCAGTATTGCAACAGCAGGCGTCAAACG CCGGTGACTTGTGAAAGAGATTCTCCACTTGTCAACCTCTGTTTTGGTCTGTGTATCCTCGGAAGAAGAGCGTTGGGCACAGCCTCCCACAGCATGTCTGCCAG cttGGAGCCGTTTCTCTACGGCCTCCATGCACTCTTCAAGGGAGATTTCCGCATCACGTCTCCCAGGGATGAATGGGTGTTTGCAGATATGGACCTGCTGAATCGTGTCGTGGCACCAGGAGTGCGGATGTCCCTCAAACTGCATCAG GACCACTTTACATCTCCAGATGAGTATGAGGATCCTATGGTTCTGTACGACGCCATCACTGCCAATGAAGAGAAGATGTTGATATCACATGAGGGAGATCCCGTGTGGCGCAGCGCAATTCTAGCAAACATGCCTTCACTGCTAGCGCTGCGCCACATCATGGACGACGGTAGCGACGAGTACAAGATCATCATGCTTAACAAGAGGTTCCTCAGCTTCAGAGTTATCAAG GTGAACAGAGAGTGTGTGCGTGGGCTGTGGGCAGGACAACAGCAGGAGCTGGTTTTCCTGCGCAACCGTAACCCAGAGCGAGGAAgcattcaaaatgccaaacAGGCGCTGAGGAATATGATCAACTCCTCATGTGACCAGCCCATCGGCTACCCCATCTACGTGTCCCCCCTCACGACCTCATACGCTGGGGGGCACGGCCAGCTCCGGTCTGTGTGGGGAGGACCGGTCAGCCCGCACAACATTTACACCTGGCTTATCAGTAGCTGGGACAG GTTACAGAAGGGTTGTGGTGCTGGCTGTAACAGCGGAGGAAACATCGAAGACTCAGACTGTGGAGGCGGCTCCACCTCCATCTCCACCAACCCAGCCGTTCACACCACCCAGAGCACACCAGCCTCCAGCCTCCCCCAGCCACACatcaccactgtgcagccctccatGG GTACCGATAACCCCGTAGGTCCGACCCAGAGCTGGCCTCATCACCCTCAGCCTCTTCCATTAGCTctgctcagccaatcagagagcaggaTGGAGGCGGGCCTGCTCACATCCCTTCAGCGTACATCCTCCATCCAGGGGCTCCTGGGCCAGCAGCTGTCCAGCTCCCAGCTCTCCTTCAGCAGCTCCATGGCTCCTCCACCGCTGCCAGGCCCAGAGCGCTTCTGCCCAGCAAGTCTCTTGGAGAACTCGGGGCACAGAGGGGGCCAGCGGGCTGGCCTCGGCCAGGGCAGCGCACTTCACTATGAGAGCCACTTTGGCAAGTGGAGTTTTTCAGGCAGGAAGGGCTTTAACGGACCAGCTGCAGTCGAGGGGGAAGGAGGAACAGTACAGACAATACGCACACAG cctgctcctcctgctcccCTACCAGAGGCCAGTCCGACACAAGATCCTCTGGGAGCCACTCAGACGTTGGAT